In a genomic window of Leisingera caerulea DSM 24564:
- a CDS encoding BaiN/RdsA family NAD(P)/FAD-dependent oxidoreductase, which translates to MQINTLILGAGAAGMMCARYAGGSTLVIDHAKAPGEKIRISGGGRCNFTNMYAEAKNYLSANPHFCKSALARYTQWDFIELVSRHGIAWHEKTLGQLFCDGSAKQIIAMLTQEMAQAGADLWLQTAVESAEQTAEGFRVQLLREGQPQTVTCRNLVLATGGKSIPKMGATGLAYDLARQFGLEVTDTRPALVPFTFPDGRFQPLAGTALPARLSNHRTAFDEALLFTHRGLSGPSVLQLSSYWREGEEITVNLIPETPLFDLLREQRQAEGRRDLTTELSRHLPGKLVEFLTPQLGLKGRLADQSDAALTALRDALQNWRLLPAGTEGYRTAEVTLGGICTDGLSSKTMKAKNAPGLYAIGEAVDVTGWLGGYNFQWAWSSGFAAGTAIAAKG; encoded by the coding sequence ATGCAGATAAACACCCTGATTCTCGGCGCCGGCGCAGCTGGCATGATGTGCGCGCGCTACGCGGGCGGCAGCACCCTGGTGATCGACCACGCCAAGGCGCCGGGCGAAAAGATCCGCATTTCCGGCGGCGGCCGCTGCAATTTCACCAACATGTATGCAGAGGCGAAGAACTACCTTTCCGCCAATCCGCATTTCTGCAAGTCGGCGCTGGCCCGCTATACCCAGTGGGACTTTATCGAACTGGTCAGCCGCCACGGCATCGCCTGGCACGAGAAAACCCTGGGCCAGCTGTTCTGCGACGGCTCCGCCAAGCAGATCATCGCCATGCTGACGCAGGAGATGGCGCAGGCAGGCGCGGACCTGTGGCTGCAGACCGCGGTGGAATCCGCCGAACAAACTGCAGAAGGCTTCCGCGTCCAGCTGCTGCGGGAGGGCCAGCCGCAGACCGTCACCTGCCGCAACCTGGTGCTGGCCACCGGCGGCAAGTCGATCCCCAAGATGGGTGCCACCGGGCTTGCATACGACCTCGCCCGCCAGTTCGGGCTGGAGGTGACGGACACGCGCCCGGCGCTGGTGCCCTTCACCTTCCCCGACGGGCGCTTCCAGCCGCTGGCCGGCACCGCCCTGCCTGCGCGCCTCAGCAACCACCGCACCGCCTTTGACGAGGCCCTGCTGTTCACCCACCGCGGCCTCTCGGGGCCCTCGGTGCTGCAGCTCTCCTCCTACTGGCGCGAGGGCGAGGAGATCACGGTGAACCTGATCCCGGAAACGCCGCTTTTCGATCTCCTGCGCGAGCAGCGCCAGGCCGAGGGCCGCCGCGACCTGACCACCGAACTCTCCCGCCACCTGCCCGGCAAGCTGGTGGAGTTCCTCACGCCCCAGCTTGGCCTGAAGGGCCGCCTCGCCGACCAGTCCGACGCCGCACTCACCGCGCTGCGCGACGCGCTGCAAAACTGGCGCCTGCTGCCCGCCGGCACCGAAGGATACCGCACTGCCGAAGTCACCCTGGGCGGCATCTGCACGGACGGCCTTTCCTCCAAAACCATGAAAGCCAAAAACGCCCCCGGCCTCTATGCCATCGGCGAAGCCGTGGACGTGACTGGCTGGCTTGGCGGCTACAACTTCCAATGGGCCTGGTCATCAGGCTTTGCCGCAGGCACCGCCATCGCCGCCAAGGGCTGA
- a CDS encoding MarR family winged helix-turn-helix transcriptional regulator: MFFLKELPSQQMVEAFAAPCGADPAQITGALVMMRRASLLIRRLDGYFAAHGLSQLRFLVLIVIDREPERQSLTPNEIAQRIDISKPVLSRTLHALEQDSLIQLAASRTDGRSKEVFLTAEGRQRLHDLLPGYFSILSAETAIPAAD; the protein is encoded by the coding sequence GTGTTCTTCCTCAAGGAGCTCCCGTCGCAGCAGATGGTCGAAGCCTTCGCCGCTCCCTGCGGCGCGGACCCTGCGCAGATAACCGGCGCCCTTGTGATGATGCGGCGCGCCAGTCTCCTCATCCGCAGGCTCGACGGCTATTTCGCCGCTCATGGGCTGTCGCAGCTGCGGTTCCTGGTGCTGATCGTGATCGACCGGGAACCGGAGCGCCAGTCGCTGACGCCGAATGAAATCGCGCAGCGGATAGATATCTCCAAGCCGGTGCTCAGCAGGACATTGCACGCACTGGAGCAGGACAGCCTGATACAGCTCGCCGCAAGCCGGACAGACGGGCGCTCCAAGGAGGTCTTTCTCACCGCAGAAGGCCGCCAGCGGCTGCATGACCTCCTCCCCGGCTATTTCAGCATCCTGTCAGCGGAGACAGCAATACCCGCCGCTGACTGA
- the ftsW gene encoding putative lipid II flippase FtsW, translating to MTEMVYGAVPVRAGEPILPKWWRTLDKWTMSCILMLFVIGLLLGLAASVPLAERNGFGNFHYVQRQAVFGLTALAAMLITSVMSPTLVRRLAVVGFAVAFVALAFLPIFGTDFGKGAVRWYSLGFASLQPSEFLKPGFIVVAAWMIAASQQINGPPGTLMSFALCMMVVMMLVLQPDFGQASLILFGWGVMYFVAGAPMLLLVCMAAVVVLGGIFAYNSSEHFARRIDGFLNPDVDPTTQLGYATNAIREGGLFGVGVGEGQVKWSLPDAHTDFIVAVAAEEYGLVLVAVLIVLYASIVVRSLFRLMRERDTFIRLAGTGLVCMFGVQAMINMGVAVRLLPAKGMTLPFVSYGGSSLIATGIAVGMLLAFTRTRPQGGIADYLNGRGR from the coding sequence ATGACTGAGATGGTCTATGGCGCGGTTCCTGTGCGGGCAGGCGAGCCGATCCTTCCGAAATGGTGGCGGACGCTGGATAAATGGACGATGTCCTGCATCCTGATGCTGTTCGTGATCGGCCTGCTCCTGGGGCTTGCCGCCTCGGTGCCGTTGGCGGAGCGGAACGGGTTCGGCAATTTCCACTATGTGCAGCGGCAGGCGGTGTTCGGGCTGACGGCGCTGGCCGCGATGCTGATCACCTCGGTGATGTCGCCGACGCTGGTGCGGCGGCTGGCGGTGGTCGGCTTTGCCGTGGCCTTTGTGGCGCTGGCGTTTCTGCCCATTTTCGGCACCGATTTCGGCAAGGGCGCGGTGCGCTGGTACAGCTTGGGCTTTGCCTCGCTGCAGCCGTCGGAGTTCCTGAAGCCGGGTTTCATCGTCGTTGCGGCCTGGATGATTGCCGCCAGCCAGCAGATCAACGGCCCGCCGGGCACGCTGATGTCCTTTGCGCTGTGCATGATGGTGGTGATGATGCTGGTCCTGCAGCCCGATTTCGGCCAGGCGAGCCTGATCCTGTTCGGCTGGGGGGTGATGTACTTCGTGGCAGGCGCGCCGATGCTGCTCTTGGTCTGCATGGCCGCGGTGGTCGTGCTGGGCGGTATCTTTGCCTATAACAGCTCGGAACACTTTGCCCGCCGCATCGACGGCTTTCTGAACCCCGATGTCGATCCCACAACCCAGCTGGGCTATGCCACCAATGCGATCCGCGAGGGCGGGCTGTTCGGCGTCGGCGTTGGCGAGGGGCAGGTGAAATGGTCGTTGCCGGATGCCCATACCGATTTCATCGTCGCCGTCGCGGCTGAGGAATACGGGCTGGTTCTGGTTGCGGTGCTGATCGTGCTTTACGCCTCCATCGTGGTGCGCTCGCTGTTCCGGCTGATGCGCGAGCGCGATACCTTCATCCGTCTGGCAGGCACGGGCCTCGTGTGCATGTTCGGCGTTCAGGCGATGATCAACATGGGTGTTGCGGTGCGGCTGCTGCCTGCCAAAGGCATGACTTTGCCGTTTGTCAGCTACGGCGGATCCTCGCTGATTGCCACCGGGATCGCAGTGGGTATGCTCCTGGCCTTTACCCGGACGCGCCCGCAGGGCGGGATTGCCGATTACCTGAATGGCCGCGGCCGCTGA
- a CDS encoding putative quinol monooxygenase has product MTAPFQLIAKITPKPDHADAVRDSLLSILAKTRAEPGCLKFNLLEGRDGGCFYLDEEWASDDALAEHYAAPYITPIFAKYEDWLAAPVEIHKMTPLA; this is encoded by the coding sequence ATGACCGCCCCCTTTCAGCTGATCGCCAAAATCACGCCAAAGCCGGACCATGCGGACGCGGTCCGGGACAGCCTGCTCAGCATTCTCGCCAAGACACGCGCCGAGCCGGGCTGCCTGAAGTTCAATCTGCTCGAGGGCCGCGATGGCGGCTGTTTCTACCTGGACGAGGAATGGGCCAGCGACGACGCCCTGGCAGAACACTACGCCGCCCCCTACATCACCCCGATCTTCGCCAAATACGAGGACTGGCTGGCGGCACCGGTTGAAATCCACAAAATGACGCCGCTGGCCTGA